A DNA window from Bradyrhizobium barranii subsp. barranii contains the following coding sequences:
- a CDS encoding carboxymuconolactone decarboxylase family protein, with translation MKPRMNFYQAAPDTMKALMALEEQIQSTGLEKSLIELVKIRASQINGCAFCINMHTEDARKRGETEQRIYLLNAWRESPLYTDRERAALAWTESVTLISETHAPDDVYEQVRAQFSDAEAVNLTMLIGAINAWNRIAIAFRAVHPVKVKASVA, from the coding sequence ATGAAGCCCCGCATGAACTTCTACCAGGCCGCCCCCGACACGATGAAGGCGCTGATGGCGCTGGAGGAGCAGATCCAGTCCACGGGACTCGAGAAATCGCTGATCGAGCTCGTCAAGATCCGGGCGTCGCAGATCAACGGCTGCGCCTTCTGCATCAACATGCACACCGAGGACGCCCGCAAGCGCGGCGAGACCGAACAGCGCATCTATCTGCTCAACGCCTGGCGGGAATCCCCGCTCTATACCGATCGCGAGCGTGCCGCGCTGGCCTGGACGGAATCAGTGACGCTGATCTCCGAGACCCACGCGCCGGACGACGTCTACGAGCAGGTCCGCGCGCAATTCTCCGATGCGGAGGCGGTGAACCTGACGATGCTGATCGGGGCGATCAATGCCTGGAACCGGATCGCGATCGCGTTCCGCGCGGTCCATCCGGTCAAGGTGAAGGCGTCGGTGGCGTAG
- a CDS encoding MDR family MFS transporter — MSTPQPTADTASAASIPAPAAPATPAVSAKTWIAVIGATLGAFMAVLNIQIVNASLADIQGAIGAGIDDGGWISTSYLIAEIVVIPLSGWLAQVFSIRIYLLTNAVLFLVLSADCALAQDLPQMIVLRAVQGFTGGVLIPMAFTLIITLLPRAKQPVGLALFALSATFAPAIGPTIGGYLTENFGWQYIFYVNLVPGAIMVGMLWYALDAKPMKLALLREGDWAGIITMAIGLSALQTVLEEGNKDDWFGSPFIVKLSVIAATALTAFLIIELTAKKPLLNLRLLVRRNFGFGMLANFLLGVALYGSVFILPQYLARIQGYNAEQIGMVLAWTGLPQLVLIPLVPRLMQKFDARIIIGVGFVLFAASNFLNIYMTNDYAADQLLWPNVVRAIGQALVMAPLSAVATAGIEAENAGSASGLFNMMRNLGGAVGIALLQTLLTKREQYHSNVLTQSVSVFEQATRTRLEQLTQYFINHGVLDRADAAHRAYVAIGHTVQKQAYIFAFSDTFYLLGMALIVALIAVFFLKKPGQTSAGGAH; from the coding sequence ATGAGCACGCCCCAACCGACCGCCGACACCGCCTCCGCTGCCAGCATTCCAGCCCCTGCTGCGCCCGCCACGCCGGCGGTTTCCGCAAAAACCTGGATCGCGGTGATCGGCGCGACCCTCGGCGCCTTCATGGCGGTGTTGAACATCCAGATCGTCAACGCTTCGCTCGCCGACATCCAGGGCGCGATCGGCGCCGGTATCGACGATGGCGGCTGGATCTCGACCTCTTATCTGATCGCCGAGATCGTGGTGATCCCGCTCTCCGGCTGGCTTGCGCAGGTGTTCTCGATCCGCATCTATCTGCTCACCAATGCAGTCCTGTTCCTGGTTCTGTCCGCGGACTGCGCACTGGCGCAGGACCTGCCGCAAATGATCGTGCTGCGCGCGGTGCAGGGTTTCACCGGCGGCGTGCTGATCCCGATGGCCTTCACGCTGATCATCACGCTGTTGCCTCGCGCCAAGCAGCCCGTCGGCCTTGCGCTGTTCGCGCTGTCGGCGACGTTCGCACCGGCGATCGGCCCGACCATCGGCGGCTATCTCACCGAGAATTTCGGCTGGCAGTACATCTTCTACGTCAACCTCGTGCCCGGCGCGATCATGGTCGGCATGCTCTGGTACGCGCTCGACGCCAAGCCCATGAAGCTTGCGCTGCTGCGCGAGGGCGATTGGGCCGGCATCATCACCATGGCGATCGGCCTGTCGGCGCTTCAGACCGTGCTGGAAGAGGGCAACAAGGACGACTGGTTCGGCTCGCCCTTCATCGTCAAGCTGTCGGTCATCGCCGCCACCGCGCTGACCGCCTTCCTGATCATCGAGCTCACGGCGAAGAAGCCGCTGCTCAATTTGCGCCTGCTGGTGCGCCGCAATTTCGGCTTCGGCATGCTCGCGAACTTCCTGCTCGGTGTCGCGCTCTACGGCTCGGTGTTCATCCTGCCGCAATATCTGGCGCGCATCCAGGGCTACAATGCCGAGCAGATCGGCATGGTGCTGGCCTGGACCGGACTGCCGCAACTCGTGCTGATCCCGCTGGTGCCGCGCCTGATGCAGAAGTTCGACGCGCGGATCATCATCGGCGTCGGCTTCGTCCTGTTCGCGGCCTCGAACTTCCTGAACATTTATATGACCAACGATTACGCTGCCGACCAGCTGTTGTGGCCCAATGTCGTCCGTGCGATCGGCCAAGCGCTCGTGATGGCGCCGTTGTCGGCTGTGGCAACCGCCGGCATCGAAGCGGAGAATGCGGGCTCGGCCTCGGGCCTGTTCAACATGATGCGTAATCTCGGCGGCGCCGTCGGCATCGCGCTGCTTCAGACGTTGCTGACCAAGCGCGAGCAATATCACTCCAACGTGCTGACGCAGTCGGTCTCGGTGTTCGAGCAGGCGACGCGGACGCGGCTGGAGCAGCTCACCCAGTATTTCATCAATCACGGCGTGCTCGACCGCGCCGACGCCGCGCATCGCGCCTATGTCGCGATCGGCCATACCGTGCAGAAGCAGGCTTACATCTTCGCCTTCAGCGACACCTTCTATCTGCTCGGCATGGCACTGATCGTGGCCCTGATCGCCGTATTCTTCCTGAAGAAACCCGGCCAGACCTCGGCCGGTGGAGCTCACTGA
- a CDS encoding HlyD family secretion protein: MSNASYATETNQKISFRPSRQAIKRAAIGLALALGIAAAGDFGYNYLSTGRYLESTDDAYVKADSTIIAPKVSGYIAKVLVGDNEKVRAGQLLAKIDDRDFKAALDQARADVAAGEASVRNIDAQLELQQPIIEQSTADVAAADANLKFAQEERARYDDLMKSGSGTIQRAQQTDAALRASNAQLQHAKSGLVAAQRKVDVLTTQRAQATAQLDRARAVAQQAELNLSYTEITAPVDGTVGARSLRVGQYVQAGTQLMAVVPLDAVYVVANFKETQLTHVRAGQPVELQVDSFRNRTLRGHVDSLSPASGLEFALLPPDNATGNFTKIVQRVPVKIVLDDHSLTGLLRPGMSAVPTIDTKATVLTERETAKRLADNASRPNGG; this comes from the coding sequence CGCTTCTTATGCTACTGAAACCAATCAGAAAATCAGCTTTCGTCCATCCCGGCAGGCGATCAAGCGGGCGGCCATCGGCTTGGCACTGGCCCTCGGAATCGCCGCGGCCGGCGACTTCGGCTACAACTACCTGAGCACCGGCCGTTACCTCGAATCCACCGACGACGCCTATGTGAAGGCGGATTCCACCATCATCGCCCCCAAGGTTTCCGGCTACATCGCGAAGGTGCTGGTTGGCGACAACGAGAAGGTCCGGGCCGGCCAGCTCCTCGCGAAGATCGACGACCGCGACTTCAAGGCCGCGCTCGACCAGGCCCGCGCCGATGTCGCCGCCGGCGAAGCCTCGGTGCGCAACATCGATGCCCAGCTCGAGCTGCAGCAGCCGATCATCGAGCAGAGCACGGCCGACGTGGCCGCGGCCGACGCCAATCTGAAATTCGCGCAGGAAGAACGCGCCCGCTACGACGACCTGATGAAGTCGGGCTCCGGCACGATCCAGCGTGCGCAACAGACCGATGCGGCGCTGCGCGCCAGCAACGCCCAATTGCAGCACGCCAAGTCGGGCCTGGTGGCCGCACAGCGCAAGGTCGATGTGCTCACCACCCAGCGCGCCCAGGCCACGGCGCAGCTCGACCGCGCCCGCGCGGTCGCACAGCAGGCAGAGCTGAACCTGTCCTACACCGAGATTACCGCACCGGTGGACGGCACGGTCGGCGCACGCTCATTACGCGTCGGCCAGTATGTGCAGGCCGGCACGCAATTGATGGCGGTGGTGCCGCTCGATGCGGTCTATGTCGTCGCGAACTTCAAGGAGACGCAGCTCACGCATGTGCGTGCGGGCCAGCCGGTCGAGCTGCAGGTCGACAGTTTTCGCAATCGCACGCTGCGCGGTCATGTCGACAGCCTTTCGCCGGCCAGCGGACTTGAATTCGCGCTGCTGCCACCCGATAACGCCACCGGAAATTTCACCAAGATCGTGCAACGCGTGCCGGTGAAGATCGTGCTCGACGACCACAGCCTGACCGGCCTGCTCAGGCCCGGCATGTCGGCGGTGCCGACCATCGACACCAAGGCGACTGTGCTGACCGAGCGCGAGACGGCCAAGCGACTAGCCGACAACGCCTCCCGCCCGAACGGCGGCTGA